The following nucleotide sequence is from Bombina bombina isolate aBomBom1 chromosome 11, aBomBom1.pri, whole genome shotgun sequence.
GAAGTTCGTATATAACGATACAGGGCTAAGCCTCTCCTCTTAATGAAAGGGAATTATCTGTTAAATCATCAGGATGCATATACAGAATAGCACTCCTCCTAGAGATCAAGCTCACCGGACCACCAGATCTTTCACAGGGACTCGCCAACTCTGACTTGGTATTAAGCATGCAGACCTCTGTTTCTTACCCCTAACGCCAGGACCGGCGTCTTCCAAAACTCACTGACTCCTTGtcctttcttgatttaaaaattatACGAGAAGGTGACAGCCTATATACTGAAACATATCGTAAGGACACATCAGCAAATACATTATTAGAGGCCAACAGTCATCACCCAAGACACAAAATGAATGCTATACCAATAAGGCAATTCCTACAACAAAAAGGAATTGCTCATCTGAAACAAGCTTTTAGATTTTTTTCAGATGATCTGAAAACTAGATTTAAATCAAGAGGGTATTTACAGAAGGTGATTAATCATGGCtttttattgccctaataaatattattttgatttactcTACTGTAAGTGTGCTGCATACACTGATTTGTTCTTAAAGGAGAGGTGTCCGGTTTTTGTACTTGACTTGCTTAATAggggttgcaggattaggtttactTTTTGCTCCCTTCATTgatcaacacacacatatatatatatatatatatatatatatatatatatatatatatatatatatatatatatatatatatatatatatatatatatatatataaaaacatgctcCTGcaatgatcaagcaatcactgtgtgacaTGTTACACACTCAGTTTTCTGAATATTACAATTTCTACTTCGTCACCCCTTGAAACAATGGAAAAAAGTTACATATAATGAAAGCGTGCTTACTAtgcataaaaaacattttaaagagaaTTACAATTTGCATTTAatgtaatggtaaatcctagcgtttgtgaaacgctaggatttaccattggtacaaattaaaggggattttcattcatgaagtataaaatacttcatgttgaaggctcctttatttgttccaagcaatTGCCGTTCTGAATACTAAGGCAGCCCACCGGAAGAACACTATTTtccctatttggctgagaggtgacgtttccacctcttagccaatagccgtgcgggaaatacgGCTTGGAGACAGATTTACCCACACTTTAAGTTCTCTCCACCCAACTGCCTTAGTGGGTATTATTATTGCACTGACCTGCACCCATCATATAACAGCTGCATAAGTACACCCCACCCACCCTCAAGCCCtcatatgctttacacagcgcagTTTATTCCCATAaagtcagtgctttccaaactgtgtgtcgggacacactagtgtgtcggcagcagtgtgtaggtgtgtccctgcttcagcataaaaaattttgaatttaatttttgtaaaatatttttttgggtttctgactttctgcctgcctgctacgcatatcacatggttgacacgtgattgatacctagggggtcacagatcatcttaacctattggcacagctcagtgggatcTGAAACTATTCcaaattggcggctttggcggcacattggctcctgactgcacatgtagtctccttaattggcttgtgtctgcatgtatagtcagtgagtgggacagcagtgtgtttacagcgttggcagtagtcaatcggactcaccgagctctgaaggcggcagcttaaacgctgagctgaagtcagaagtcagtctggggttttttgcagctaactcccagtagtgcattgctgctcctgctcttgatatatggataggaagtggaagcttaaaaatgcttgatgataaaatgcgagtgtctttatctaatattccaccaaatattcagaaattgtgttcatcccatcaacctcaaacatcccattaaaatagtaagtagttattggtgtagttattataaactttttttttttaattcttgcacatacatactgttacttgtaaatacatttagttattatataatttatgtttgtgtccgtatctcttaaaacaagttagtttaacctcctttttgctagtacaactgttttactgtgtcacgaaatgatgtaggtctaaaaagtgtgtcaccaagatgaaaagtttggaaagctctgcataaAGTACTGCAAAGTAAGTTCTTAATTACATAGTAATTTCTCAACAACATCTATAAGTTTTCTTTTTTCCTTCGTAAAAATGGTAAATtacctaaaaatgatactgcaCTAAATTTATATTTCACACTGACTGCAGGGCTCACCACTGACATTTTAATGatttatataaagggacagtctactccagaattgttattgtttaaaaacatagataatgcctttattacccataccccagttttgcataaccaacatggttacattaatatacgttttacctctgtgattaccttgtgtctaagcctctgccgactgcctcttatttcagttttttttgacagacttgcattttagccaatcagtgcccttacATAAGAAACTCCACGGGTGTAAgcataattttatctatatggcatacataaactaacgtcctctagctgtgaaaaactatcaaatgcattgagataagaggcagccttcaagtgcttagaaattagcacatgagcctacctaggtgtagctttcaatatagaatatcaagagaaaaaagtaaatttgatgatgaaagtaaattggaaagttgtttagtcaaaattcagatggggcatgtaattttagactCTCTCTTCAATGGTACCTACAGACTGTTATAAGATGATGCACCGAGCAAGAAATCATAAGCCGCACATATAGTTTATAGTATTGACTAGGAACAAACCTTGCGTACACAGCTCTGCCTTCTTGCGGTCTTTCTCAATGAATATGGCAGTGGCCAGGAAGAATGCCCCTCCGATTACACCCACAAAAGCGCAGAGCATAAGTGCATACTCCAGGCTGCGGAACTTCAGCAGGTAGGAGTCCGGCTTCCCTTTGCggatctgatctgagatctgagGAACCAAAACAGGTTAGAATGGTCACATTCAAATCTAAGTTGTGTTGACAATTTTTAAaactaatacattaaaaaaaatgatattaaagtATAACCATTTGAGGAACCTTTAACCCTGCCTCTCTAGCAGCCAAAGAGTTAAATAGAAGGTTATAATCAGACAGGTGATAAAGTGCTTGTTGTTATGTCCCAGTCCTACAGCAGAAGATTGAGAAGTCAAAGTTTAtactgccctctagtgttcaaaatgcAAACTTCTGAATGCCATAATAAAATTAATGTGTGCAATTAAACATAATGTATTTctgcttttatatatatctttttttttaaaggagcatctaaataaatgatagatacacTTTAATCAGGAAATAAACTGATCCAATTAATTATCATAGGCTATAAATCTTAATGATAACGGTCATATCGAAGGTAGTATTTAAATATTATGTTTTTGGGTAGGTGCAGCCTATCTTAGGCTCAAgccacttccatgtccctttaacgcctCACTTATAAACTGTGACACTTACCACCCCAATCAGATAAGGGCTTCCAGCGTCCCCAAGTAAATGTGACACCACAATCTGTAAGGATTCCGCTGTGGAACGTCTTGTTGGGATCACTACGTACTGGAaaaaaaatcattgtttttttttaagaaaagggaaACATTACGGCAGAGCACATACAAAAACAGGCTTTGTAAATATTACTGTAAGTTGATAAAACCATAAAATATGATGATCCAAAATGTCTTCATTAAAAGCATATTGTTCCTAGACGGtatatatcccttaaagggacaagctAATGCAAAAATTAACTGCTCTAACTTACATGTCATTTTTGCATAATAGTCCCTTGGCAACTATGTGCTTAACTCCTGCAAATAATAATGAAatggccactaaactcaaaattaaagttccatgattcagataaagcagtaatttaaaaaaaaaaacaacccacaaacattctcatttacttctattatcacaacgtgcagtctttttatattcacactttctaaggctccagctcctactgagcatgtgcaaaagtgcacagtatatacatagatgcattttgtgattggctgatggctgtcacatgatacagggggagggaaaattggataaactttgaaatttgccagaatttATTCttctgctattgcattgtctttctattgtGTATTTGTTAGTTCATCAGTTCTACtttatttagtggtcatttaaagtTCTGCTTGGGAGCCAGAACACAATGAAGCAGGAGACCGCCTTTGAGCCAATTaggagtggcatatgcacatagccACCAATCATTGTATGTGCCCTGCTCTAAAGCTGCATTGTGGTGCGTCTCAAGAGGTTACAAATCTGACCCCATTATCGGGGTCAAAAACACAGAGGGacactaatgcaaaaatgacacGTTCTAAAACATTAGACTATTCAGTTTTCTATTAGAAAATACTAACATGGTTAAAAGGGATAATTGATCAAATATTAGGTCAGAAGAAACATTCATTAACCTTTAACCAAGGAGCTCAGACTCAGCATACAAACAGCCGCAGGACACTGGGCACATAAAGTCACATGCATCAGGACTGCAagacattagcgctgcggaatctgttggtgctctacaaataaatgatggtaataataataaaatcagatGAAATGTTACCAGCAAGATGTCAGCTACAATGGCCCAGTTTAGGGACAGCAGCAATTCACCAATGAAGATAAAAATCTGGAGGAAGTGAACAGAGACACTTGTCACAGAAAGGATATTTTGCATTGGACAGTAAAATAGAGAAAGTGGTGTCACAATTGGGCAGATGCCAGACGATGTCACTCACATAGGTCAAAACGAGGCTCTTCTCTGCGCAGACCACAGCCAGGAATAAAAAGGGGGCAGAGCTGAGGAGCCCGGCAGCACAGACTAACGGGTCTGCTCTGGGATTCACTTTACGGTAACGTTTACTGATCTCCACACCGGCGCCAACTCCAAGGAGGCCTGTCACCAATGTAATGACACCAAAAATCATACTGCAGAGGGAGAAGgggaggaatgggggggggggggatatagagAGTGAAGTGGAAGCAATAgtgagaaataaaaatagaaaaaaatcagaATTCATCTGCAGTTATTTATGTATTATTGAagcattatttataattatttgtagGGATCAGCagtgtaaaaaacttttttaatatttacttATTTGGCAAGATAAGCTACCAGTTTACCTGTCGTCATAGTTGCAAATGGGCGTCAGACATGGTTCGTTACGGTAGATCACTCTACGTGAGCGCATGAGGTAAGTGGGAGCCCAGAGGGCCAGCGCACCGGTGACAAAAGCCACAGCCGTAAAACCAAAGGTGGAAAGTACAAAACTGGAACTGATAGAAAAGAAACTTAAGCAATAGTACAAGAGAAAATACATCATGTAGGCACAGCAGAAACGCAGCAGGATACATTGTAAAACTTACTTTTTACTCAGAGCCTTCACATCAGCTAACCAGGTGGTGTGGGTGAGGGGTCGGTCCGTTTTCCTCTCTACAGCTCCCCGGATTGGCTCCTTCACAATGAAGAGCAGCAGAAGCACAGCCAGCAGCCCAAGACCTGGGGTCACCTGCACCCAAAGGTCAGACTCATGTCAGCCAGAGATCACTGCACTTCAATTGCTTGTACAGCCACGCCCCCCTTCGCTAGCGCAACCAATAGCactagagcagggcttgtcaatcatcctgatctaaTCGGATTGCGATGATTTAACGTGGCAGAGGGGATGATTTAACGTGGCGGAGAAGCTAAATAGTGGCAGAAAGGCTAAATAGTGGCggacttaactagcatttcaggacGATCATAAATGGGGCCCAATAACTTGATTAAATAGTTCCGGCATCTTAGACTTTCTTTTTATGTGAAACAGCATTGTTCATTAATACGTCGCTATGGTGGTAAGTGGTTCagctaaatatattatttttgataTTATATAAAGTAGTAGAGTATGAAACAAAACCAGCCCTTCTGTTTACACGCACATACATTATTACACAAATGTATTGTTATTTTTCTGTATAATGTAACCAGCTGCTCATTCAATTCCCAGTGCACGCACTAAATCCAGGATCTGACTCACCCGTAGTGCCCAATGCCAATTGCCACCTGCAGCACTTGTCACCTTTGACCCTGCAATGTAACCAAGACCGCTgtaaaagaagaataaaaaaataaaatagatttggCGAAATGAAACGTTAAGTACTGTGCAGAGTTATACACGTACAATACATAAAGTGTATTTGTCCATATCAATGGTACTGGAGGGATACTCTCTCTTaatcaacatttaaagggacagtcaacaccagaattattgttgttttaaaagatagataatccctttattacccattccctagttttgcataaccaacacagttatattaatattggttttatctctgtaataaccatgtatctaagcctctgcagactgcccctttatttcagttcttttgacagacttgcattttagccaatcagtgctaactcctctgtaaattcacgtgcatgaactcaatgttatgtatatgaaacacatgaactaatggcctctagtggtgaaaaactatcaaaatgcatttagattagaggcggccttcatggtctaagaaattagtatatgaacctcctaggtttagctttcaactaagaataccaagagaacaaagcaaaattggtgataaaagtaacttggaaagttgttcaaaattacatgccctatttgaatcatgaaagttttttttggacttgactgtccctttaaaggaacacttatgttttattgcttttttaccatataaagaaaacattacatttatttCTCATTATATTAATATAGCTAAACTATTGAGTATATTTCAGAGCCCCTAAGGGTGTTATATCCAAACCTGCAACAAACAAACAGCAGAGCGCAATCCCAAAGTCAATGACGGGTCACTCATGCTCTGTGTGACCTCCGCTGACATTGTACTAGCCGTCACAGCACAGGCGGCCTGGATACTGTAAATAACGGTGGTGGTCTGAAATATGCATTGGACTTAGTATGTGTAACTAGGCATACTACTTAGAATGGGTATGAAATTAAAGGTTTCCTAtacattgaaataaatataaaagttactgcccctttaaatgtgttGCACAGTGCTTGTTATATctaggtaacttaaagggacagtcaacccaaattttcaaatatgttatTTCTATAACGTTGCTAACaatatttagtttgcactgtagcctaattcattaccctaaatcgtttctgagcattactacttacttgtttgatctttgcagtttaaaatgcccgcctgccccctcccctatttcgtcatcaaGATCCTAAGTGTGTTCAGTCCCCAGCTCTATGTCGGCTACTTCTCGAGAATGCACGCTCCTGGtactttagcgcatgcgcattgcgctgcTAACGCTAGGGGGAAGGAACTAAAAATACTTTCTCAAGTTCCGAAATGTCTGATATTTCAGACGTACCAGTGTGCTGCCTGTCATCGTAGTCTTTTACTGTAAAACCAATGAGAGCCCTAGTCTCATAAAATGCTTTTATATTGGAAGTGAGAATTAGGGCAGCACACATGAAGTATTTTTATTGAGCTGGTGTGAGGCTGAGAAAATGTAGTTAAACTGCTATAGCCCTCTTCGGTGTACTACTGGGCTTTAGAAATATTGCAACATTCTTCTACTAGGTATCTGCTAAGTAAACTAGCGCGTAATTAGTTTTTGGGCTCCGctgattaagggggggggggggggggtcaggagcTACTTCCCACATAATCTTTGCATACAAATTCTAGACTTATGCATTGTGCATACCTTAGAGAGAGCTGCTATCACACAAATACACCGTGCTTTGTGACATTATCATATCATTCTCAGCCTCACACAAGCTCAATAAAAATACTTCATGTGTGCTGCCCTAATTCTCACTTCCAATATAAAAGCATTTTATGAGACTAGGGCTCTCATTGGTTTTACAGTAGAGAGAATGTTGGCTGATCCGCTGCATGACAAGCTAGCCTCTCTTCTGCTAAACACAGTAGCGGTTATAGTGCTGTAGCCATGGGCATTTCACTATGGTTGTTAAATACAAGGTCCAATATTAGTGCCTTTGACCCCTTAGCAGCCAAAGAGGGCTAAAATGCATTGTTACACAACATGATTCGACCTTGTCTGTTAATCAAGAGGTTACTACTAACATACAGATCGTCTTTGCAGAAAACAGGagtagatacatatttatataggtaaacaaataaaattacacagcaTAGAGATGGGTATGCTATACTGAAATGCCCTTtactttatcagcatgaaaatgAAATGGAAGAATCACATTTATTTTGCAGAAAAACATCAGGCTGAGGATGATGATTCATAAGGGATAATACAATCCCTATAGTTCATATAATGTGAATTGTCTGTGTTGGTAGCGCTGGCATCTTGTTACATTGTTTGCAGCACTCTAGGGACAACCGGGCACAGTGTATGGGTTAGGGTTTTAGTAGGAGCGCACTAACTTCCCAATTAAACGTCTCACCTATAGCCGGCCAGTGTGTAGGAAACTAACGGCTCAATGGAGACTAGCACATATGCAGCAGTAAAGCGCGTCTCTCCTAGACCCAAATAAAAGCAAATAGAATCCCACAAATTGCACACAGTGATGCAAAACTCTCAAAAGCATCCAAAGTAAAAGTAAATACGTTTTGCATCACTGTGTGCAATTTGTGGGATTCTATTTGCTTTTATTTGGGTCTAGGAGAGACGCGCTTTACTGCTGCATATGTGCTAGTCTCCATTGAGCCGTTAGTTTCCTACACACTGGCCGGCTATAGGTGAGACGTTTAATTGGGAAGTTAGTGCGCTCCTACTAAAACCCTAACCCATACACTGTGCCCGGTTGTCCCTAGAGTGCTGCAAACAATGTAACAAGATGCCAGCGCTACCAACACAGACAATTCACATTATATGAACTATAGGGATTGTATTATCCCTTATGAATCATCATCCTCAGCCTGATGTTTTTCTGCAAAATAAATGTGATTCTTCCATTTcattttcatgctgataaagtaAAGGGCATTTCAGTATAGCATACCCATCTCTAtgctgtgtaattttatttgtttacctatataaatatgtatctactCCTGTTTTCTGCAAAGACGATCTGTATGTTAGTAGTAACCTCTTGATTAACAGACAAGGTCGAATCATGTGTAACAATGCATTTTAGCCCTCTTTGGCTGCTAAGGGGTCAAAGGCACTAATATTGGACCTTGTATTTAACAACCATAGTGAAATGCCCATGGCTACAGCAATATAACCGCTACTGTGTTTAGCAGAAGAGAGGCTAGCTTGTCATGCAGCGGATCAGCCAACATTCTCTCTACTGTAAAACCAATGAGAGCCCTAGTCTCATAAAATGCTTTTATATTGGAAGTGAGAATTAGGGCAGCACACATGAAGTATTTTCAGGCAGGcaggcattttaaactgcaaagatcaaacaagtaagtagtaatgctcagaaacgatttagggtaatgaattaggctacagtgcaaactaaatattGTTAGCAACGTTATAGAAataacatatttgaaaatttgggttgactgtccctttaagttacctagATATAACAAGCACTGtgcaacacatttaaagggacatggaacctaaattgttttctctttcatgattcatggaGAATTGCAAttctaaaccactttctaatttacttctattatcaaattgtctttgtactcttggtatcctttgttaaatagcagggacgtaaactcaggagcgtgcacgtgtctggagcagtatatggcagcagtttttcaagaatgctatccatttgcaagagcactagatggcagcactatttcctgccaggtagcgctccagatgctacctaggtatctcttcaacacagaaaatcttggggacaaagcaaatttgataatagaagtaatttggaaa
It contains:
- the SPNS1 gene encoding protein spinster homolog 1, which codes for MTTWRDKIPFLTQADNTEEGSGQGPKPATSDEDDDKDDEWDKREQSHLRTGISYRHSVVIVLILCYINLLNYMDRFTVAGVLPDIEREFGIRDSSSGLVQTVFVCSYMVLAPVFGYLGDRYNRKYIMCVGISFWSLVTLGSSYTPKEHFWLLLLTRGLVGVGEASYSTIAPTLIADLFLSDQRSRMLSIFYLAIPVGSGLGYIAGSKVTSAAGGNWHWALRVTPGLGLLAVLLLLFIVKEPIRGAVERKTDRPLTHTTWLADVKALSKNSSFVLSTFGFTAVAFVTGALALWAPTYLMRSRRVIYRNEPCLTPICNYDDSMIFGVITLVTGLLGVGAGVEISKRYRKVNPRADPLVCAAGLLSSAPFLFLAVVCAEKSLVLTYIFIFIGELLLSLNWAIVADILLYVVIPTRRSTAESLQIVVSHLLGDAGSPYLIGVISDQIRKGKPDSYLLKFRSLEYALMLCAFVGVIGGAFFLATAIFIEKDRKKAELCTQGVIECADSEDDKFVIPVQGKSTTVPASHVLI